One part of the Haliotis asinina isolate JCU_RB_2024 chromosome 2, JCU_Hal_asi_v2, whole genome shotgun sequence genome encodes these proteins:
- the LOC137274723 gene encoding uncharacterized protein, protein MGNDIAEDKVVADLPKMSEIPCEKQEEREELSVYPSCAVTRAMTQQKAKCQGKTDIPRSREIDLSQTFISQLDETEGVTTFSHSIGNETDKEDRFVSNGNRPTGKFTFSEEPISDATREKLIEEQKMDPELKLLRNTAVSEKDSHREAGCYYLKSDVLMRKWRPPDSPADGEWKILYQIVIPPMYRHEILCLGHDTLLAGHLGVNKTYQKILTHFYWPGIQKDVKQFCRTCHTCQMVGKPNQKIAKYPLQPIPTLEEPFSRVIIDCVGPLPRTRTGNVYMLTIMCASTRFPEAIPLRNVRTPVVVKALIKFFTLVGLPKSIQSDQGSNFMSGIFQQVMNELGITQYSSSGYHPESQGAFERFHQTLKNMLKAYCEDNQKVWDEGIPYVLFAARESVQESLGFSPFELVFGRTVRGPLKFLKEKWLDENTEINLLDYISNFKERFTKACSIAKQNLQGSQERMKTWYDTKAQHREFVAGDKVLVLLPIPGHPFSARFYGPYPVRKKVSDTDYEIETPDRRKSKRVCHINMIKPYYDRHAENVPQAVGVNTINTVEITENDTLAGDSCTNRKEPDLKLKPTNRKELMRFLGMAGYYRRFCQNFSQVAAPLTNLLKKDCKFIWQEDQQQAFEKIKAILTNAPVLVVPDFSKPFKLYADACDIGAGAVLQQDDTLGIDHPICYFSKKFDSHQRHYSTIEKETLALILALQHFEVYLSTTVTPILVYTDHTPLVFVKKLKDQKPAINALELTAVTI, encoded by the exons ATGGGCAATGATATTGCGGAAGATAAGGTGGTAGCTGATCTGCCTAAGATGAGTGAGATACCGTGTGAAAAGCAGGAGGAGAGAGAAGAGTTAAGTGTATACCCTTCTTGTGCAGTTACTAGGGCTATGACACAGCAGAAAGCAAAGTGCCAAGGGAAGACTGACATTCCTAGATCCAGGGAAATTGATTTATCTCAGACTTTTATTAGTCAGCTTGATGAAACTGAGGGAGTGACAACTTTCAGTCATAGTATTGGGAATGAAACTGATAAAGAGGACAGATTTGTTTCTAACGGGAATAGACCTACTGGTAAGTTCACTTTTTCTGAGGAACCAATTAGTGATGCTACCAGGGAGAAACTTATTGAAGAACAGAAGATGGATCCAGAACTTAAGTTACTTAGAAACACAGCTGTCTCTGAGAAAGATAGTCATAgggaggcagggtgttattacCTCAAATCAGATGTTTTGATGAGGAAGTGGAGACCGCCAGACAGTCCAGCAGATGGGGAATGGAAAATATTGTACCAGATTGTTATTCCGCCAATGTATAGACATGAGATTCTTTGCTTAGGTCACGATACTCTACTGGCAGGGCATTTAGGGGTTAACAAGACCTATCAAAAGATCTTAACACATTTCTATTGGCCAGGAATTCAGAAAGATGTCAAACAATTCTGTAGAACATGTCACACCTGTCAAATGGTCGGTAAACCAAACCAGAAGATAGCAAAATATCCTTTGCAACCTATTCCAACACTTGAAGAACCATTCAGCAGGGTTATAATAGACTGTGTTGGACCCCTCCCTCGCACAAGGACAGGAAATGTCTATATGTTGACAATAATGTGTGCATCTACACGCTTTCCCGAAGCTATTCCCTTGAGGAACGTTAGGACTCCTGTTGTTGTCAAGGCACTGATTAAGTTCTTCACTCTAGTAGGGTTGCCAAAGTCAATCCAGTCAGATCAGGGATCTAACTTTATGTCTGGGATATTTCAGCAGGTTATGAATGAGTTAGGTATCACTCAGTACAGTTCGAGTGGATATCATCCTGAATCGCAGGGTGCTTTTGAGCGCTTCCATCAAACTCTAAAGAATATGCTGAAGGCTTATTGTGAGGACAATCAGAAGGTTTGGGACGAGGGGATTCCATACGTGTTGTTTGCAGCTAGGGAATCAGTGCAAGAATCACTAGGTTTCAGTccttttgagttagtgtttgggCGGACAGTTCGGGGACCATTAAAGTTCCTGAAGGAGAAGTGGCTAGATGAGAATACCGAAATCAATCTGCTTGATTACATTTCAAACTTCAAAGAGAGGTTTACTAAGGCTTGTAGCATAGCTAAACAGAACTTGCAGGGTAGCCAGGAAAGGATGAAAACCTGGTATGATACCAAAGCACAACATAGAGAATTTGTAGCAGGTGACAAGGTACTCGTTCTTCTACCAATACCAGGACATCCGTTTAGTGCTAGGTTCTATGGCCCATATCCTGTGCGCAAGAAAGTGAGTGACACAGATTATGAAATAGAAACTCCAGATCGGAGGAAGTCGAAGAGAGTTTGTCATATCAATATGATAAAACCATACTATGACAGGCATGCTGAAAATGTACCACAGGCTGTGGGTGTTAACACAATAAACACAGTAGAAATAACTGAGAATGATACATTGGCTGGAGACTCCTGTACCAACAGGAAGGAACCTGATTTGAAGCTTA AACCTACAAATAGGAAGGAATTGATGAGATTCTTGGGGATGGCGGGATACTATCGCCGTTTTTGCCAGAACTTTTCCCAAGTAGCAGCACCATTGACCAATCTACTGAAGAAAGACTGCAAATTCATCTGGCAAGAAGATCAACAACAGGCATTTGAGAAGATCAAAGCTATTTTGACTAATGCACCAGTGCTAGTTGTGCCTGACTTCAGCAAACCCTTCAAGCTCTATGCTGATGCATGTGATATAGGAGCAGGAGCGGTGTTACAGCAAGATGACACTTTAGGGATAGATCATCCTATCTGCTACTTCAGCAAGAAATTTGACAGTCATCAAAGACACTACTCTACAATAGAGAAGGAGACACTGGCACTGATACTAGCTCTTCAGCATTTCGAAGTGTATCTGAGCACAACCGTGACGCCAATTCTAGTGTACACAGACCACACTCCACTTGTGTTTGTGAAAAAACTCAAGGACCAAAAACCAGCGATTAATGCGTTGGAGCTTACAGCCGTAACAATATAG
- the LOC137273031 gene encoding uncharacterized protein, translating to MTKLQIVLVLVMSTVACDAWFMPTTSCSEALTSYCGDGADNATVCAACPMYDDILCNATQDPLLCYRNNRNPCGDTSELCDSSWGFNYGCYNGYCWSQCVGVDYGDHEWCYTAKRQPGPRVDYICEVDSDCQPTNLKDSIMCSGNCGPTGSFGK from the exons ATGACAAAGCTACAGATAGTTCTCGTCCTGGTGATGTCCACG GTGGCGTGTGATGCCTGGTTCATGCCTACGACAAGCTGTAGTGAGGCCTTGACGTCGTACTGTGGTGATGGTGCCGATAACGCCACAGTGTGTGCAGCGTGTCCAATGTA TGACGACATTCTGTGTAACGCCACACAAGACCCGCTGCTGTGTTACAGGAACAACCGAAATCCATGCGGGGATACGTCCGAACTATGTGACTCCTCCTGGGGCTTCAACTATGGTTGCTAT AATGGATACTGCTGGAGCCAGTGTGTGGGGGTAGACTACGGGGACCACGAGTGGTGCTACACCGCTAAGAGACAGCCTGGGCCTCGTGTTGACTACATCTGCGAGGTGGACTCAGATTGTCAGCCAACTAACCTAAAGGACAGCATCATGTGTTCTGGCAACTGTGGGCCCACTGGCTCTTTTGGGAAGTGA
- the LOC137272119 gene encoding uncharacterized protein, producing the protein MLPVTSISGPDSETWVVITAYDETTVTLTSPAYTTSRTFVVGAENSTNIALTPQVMYGNSSAVEHKGIQVVADLDVSVQVVTSISGGNTESYQALPKTVWSDEYYASLYTVDTGESSFLTIAAYDDDTSVDITIHTLAGPTSCRGMTLDDGETLTKTLASMDVWGVRCDKDLTGTYIKSRKAISVVAGIVGANRFFMEMMIPVQLYGVNFVLPNIPDVAIVFRVLASDDDTEVNTWNSTYTLVDKGSYMDIDRRVPEIMCINTSKPVQVQMLLRSPDSSVTSFMMTIAPVERYVTTVRIPPSPVTVSQRLMIYVTEKSNKLSLESELQHVTVVEESGCCNYVSIGGSENADKHFTLNLLFPVMILQYSVQLGGVESHSAEFNMSSLTCPTEKGYQYHASSKFCFKVRTARAGWSESVQLCESWLHHHLATLDSQEKNTALKRFMRTNFASNSVWTGGKVIHGSQWRWPNNGTISKTSLNWAQDQPDGSSSCLALYWPFGHKWDDLTCAYRILYACELRLEALPSVRLHGTHCSYENQTCPSGQGYSYFPDGDLCIKPYETARNWTMANSQCQAHGDRLVKVDSPWKATLITSFAESHLGSRVFFIGGSRQNTSTITNSRSEDFMWTDCNSIGSSLWRVNEPNNGDGDENCLLLDDEVLNDIRCTNVHAFICEKTDETQLVSDVYDESCLEQTSSTSSSFSVDLQPSSLLDGDGSISVSSDAGVTPDNGASSVMVSTPSVPATVSAAFSPTSVDAVSLVAIDTASSEPPTMMATAALIPKSSDSSVPFGTGSILVSPSDVTTISATSADADAASTTTIATGHTIFTAPSLTPVSTTAALTPSPTTASAALPTTSITSTSPDVTPPGEWNISSWDKNWDLTIGPWKSDPVSGRWKRLLCRCACVPQRLKALSSSGVEAVKENIESKLLLDNKNLTKKAAKYSSAKDDRTSARGMGYSVI; encoded by the exons ATGCTGCCCGTAACCTCgatttctggtccagattcagaaACATGGGTCGTTATTACTGCATATGACGAGACAACTGTGACTCTGACATCGCCCGCCTACACCACCTCCCGAACGTTTGTGGTAGGAGCGGAAAACAGCACCAATATCGCCCTCACGCCCCAAGTGATGTATGGGAATAGTAGTGCTGTAGAACACAAAGGTATTCAAGTCGTGGCTGACCTAGATGTATCGGTACAAGTCGTCACTAGTATATCTGGGGGCAATACTGAAAGCTACCAGGCCCTTCCTAAGACCGTCTGGTCTGATGAATACTACGCATCGTTATACACTGTTGACACTGGCGAATCCTCTTTTCTTACCATTGCTGCGTACGACGATGACACATCTGTGGACATAACAATCCACACTTTAGCCGGACCGACATCATGCCGTGGGATGACACTGGACGATGGGGAGACACTTACTAAAACACTCGCGTCTATGGATGTTTGGGGAGTCAGATGTGATAAGGATCTCACTGGTACGTACATCAAAAGTAGGAAGGCGATATCTGTTGTGGCGGGGATAGTCGGCGCAAATCGCTTCTTCATGGAAATGATGATACCGGTACAGCTCTATGGTGTCAACTTTGTGCTGCCAAACATACCTGATGTCGCCATTGTGTTCAGAGTACTTGCCTCTGACGATGACACTGAAGTCAATACTTGGAATTCAACCTACACCCTTGTGGACAAAGGGAGCTATATGGACATAGATAGGAGGGTTCCAGAGATTATGTGCATCAATACGTCAAAACCAGTCCAGGTTCAGATGCTGCTGCGTTCACCTGACTCCAGTGTGACGTCCTTTATGATGACAATAGCCCCTGTAGAGAGATACGTGACAACTGTCAGGATCCCGCCGAGTCCCGTCACTGTCAGTCAAAGGTTGATGATCTACGTCACGGAGAAAAGTAACAAACTGTCACTTGAGAGTGAACTACAACATGTGACTGTTGTTGAAGAGTCGGGGTGTTGCAACTACGTCAGCATTGGGGGATCGGAAAATGCTGATAAGCATTTCACGCTAAATCTTCTGTTCCCAGTAATGATCCTGCAGTATAGTGTTCAGCTCGGCGGCGTTGAAAGCCACAGTGCGGAATTTAACATGA gCTCGCTTACGTGTCCAACAGAGAAAGGGTATCAATACCACGCATCTAGCAAGTTTTGTTTCAAGGTACGGACAGCAAGGGCAGGGTGGAGTGAGTCTGTGCAACTGTGTGAATCATGGCTTCACCACCACCTAGCCACCCTCGACTCACAAGAGAAAAACACGGCTTTGAAAAGGTTCATGAGGACAAACT TTGCCAGTAACAGCGTGTGGACTGGGGGTAAAGTAATACACGGATCTCAATGGAGGTGGCCGAACAATGGGACGATCTCGAAAACGAGCCTAAACTGGGCGCAAGACCAGCCCGATGGAAGCAGCTCTTGCTTAGCTCTGTATTGGCCTTTTGGTCACAAATGGGATGACTTGACTTGTGCATATCGCATCCTATACGCATGCGAGTTAAGGCTTGAGGCCTTACCGTCCGTCCgactacatgggacacactgttCAT ATGAGAATCAAACATGCCCGTCTGGACAGGGTTACAGCTACTTTCCGGATGGGGACCTCTGCATCAAGCCTTACGAGACGGCAAGGAACTGGACCATGGCCAACTCCCAGTGCCAGGCACATGGCGATCGACTTGTCAAAGTGGATTCTCCGTGGAAGGCTACGCTAATAACATCATTTGCTGAAAGTCATCTGG GGAGTCGTGTGTTCTTCATTGGAGGATCTAGGCAAAACACATCAACCATCACCAATTCCCGTTCTGAGGACTTCATGTGGACGGACTGTAACTCTATAGGTAGCAGCTTGTGGCGTGTAAACGAACCCAACAATGGAGATGGAGACGAAAACTGCTTGCTTTTGGATGATGAGGTGTTGAATGATATTCGTTGTACAAATGTGCACGCGTTTATTTGTGAAAAGACAGACGAAACACAGCTCGTGTCTGACGTTTACGATGAAAGCTGTCTTG AACAAACCTCAAGCACATCCAGTTCTTTCTCTGTGGACCTTCAACCATCGTCTTTGTTGGATGGTGATGGAAGCATTTCCGTATCTAGTGACGCTGGTGTTACACCTGACAATGGAGCCAGTTCTGTGATGGTTTCTACACCATCTGTTCCTGCTACTGTATCTGCGGCCTTTTCTCCAACATCAGTGGATGCTGTGAGCCTGGTTGCCATAGACACTGCCTCTTCAGAACCGCCCACTATGATGGCGACCGCTGCATTAATACCCAAAAGTTCTGATTCCAGTGTGCCTTTCG GAACTGGTTCTATCCTGGTTTCACCTTCCGATGTCACCACCATCAGTGCCACTtctgctgatgctgatgctgcttCTACAACTACTATAGCAACTGGTCACACCATTTTCACAGCACCTAGTCTTACCCCAGTTTCGACGACAGCTGCTCTCACCCCTTCACCTACAACAGCATCTGCTGCTCTGCCCACAACATCAATAACGTCAACGTCTCCTGACGTGACTCCTCCTGGTGAGTGGAACATCAGCTCCTGGGACAAGAACTGGGATCTGACCATTGGCCCTTGGAAATCTGACCCGGTTTCCGGCAGATGGAAGAGACTGCTTTGCCGTTGTGCCTGCGTTCCGCAACGTCTTAAGGCTTTGTCCTCATCCGGCGTTGAAGCGgtgaaagaaaatattgagAGCAAACTATTACTGGACAACAAGAACCTTACAAAGAAAGCGGCAAAATACAGCAGCGCGAAGGATGACAGGACATCGGCACGTGGTATGGGATACAGCGTCATATGA